In the genome of Raphanus sativus cultivar WK10039 chromosome 4, ASM80110v3, whole genome shotgun sequence, one region contains:
- the LOC108850914 gene encoding ATP-dependent zinc metalloprotease FTSH 3, mitochondrial has protein sequence MFMNGLQNLLNPLRDLAVFFSSLPHGSREHQQIDHTDVSNKSLVKLQGNNGNVIPAKTRGGQYMKEFVLVSEMVWFQDLLRFAPSLLLVGTLICWASQVKGGSGAVKRTGARVSNTGEATVTKADNSSKDKKIRFNDVAGCEEAKQELMELVHFLKNPKKYQDLGAKIPRGALLVGPPGTGKTLLAKATAGESGLPFLSMSGSDFVEVYAGVGASRVRRLFREARQSTPSIVFIDEIDAIGRARGGGGSNEHESTLNQLLVEMDGGGVLVLAATNRPDVLDKALLRPGRFARQIAVDKPDVKGRDEIFKIYLNKIKLEQEKPLCYYSGRLAALTPGFSGADISNLCNEAALLAARDEGDVVRMEHFESAVDRVIGGLEKNNLVISKLERRTVAYHESGHAVAGWFLEYAEPLLKVSIVPRGTATLGFAQYVPNENLFMTKEQFFDMTCVTLGGRAAEQVLIGKISTGAQNDLEEVTKMTYEQVTVYGFSDKVGLVSFGEDFCKRYSDQTRAIIDEEVREWLRKAYDKTVELIERHREQVAEVAELLLEKEVLHQDDLVRILGERPFKPVEMTNYDRFKSGFEKCDEEESTTMVKDVVDEGALSLVVPTKTQLLN, from the exons ATGTTCATGAATGGTCTCCAAAACCTGCTAAATCCGCTGCGGGATCTTGCtgtcttcttttcttctctcccACATGGCTCTAGAGAACATCAACAG ATTGACCATACCGATGTTTCAAACAAATCACTAGTGAAACTCCAAGGTAATAATGGTAACGTTATCCCTGCCAAAACACGCGGTGGTCAGTACATGAAGGAGTTTGTTCTCGTCTCTGAAATGGTCTGGTTTCAAGATCTACTGAGGTTTGCTCCGTCTTTACTGCTCGTTGGTACTCTCATCTGTTGGGCGAGTCAAGTGAAAGGCGGATCAGGTGCTGTGAAAAGAACCGGTGCTAGAGTTTCCAATACAGGCGAAGCCACAGTAACGAAAGCAGATAACAGTTCCAAAGATAAGAAGATTCGTTTTAACGATGTCGCTGGATGCGAGGAGGCTAAACAAGAACTCATGGAGCTTGTACATTTCCTCAAGAACCCTAAGAAGTACCAAGATTTGGGTGCTAAGATCCCTAGAGGTGCGCTTTTAGTAGGTCCTCCCGGAACGGGAAAGACCCTCTTAGCAAAAGCTACAGCAGGTGAATCCGGTTTGCCGTTTCTGTCCATGTCCGGTTCAGACTTCGTTGAGGTATACGCCGGCGTTGGAGCTTCGAGGGTGAGACGTCTGTTCAGAGAGGCTAGACAATCTACACCTAGCATTGTATTCATAGACGAGATCGATGCCATTGGTCGTGCAAGAGGAGGTGGAGGTAGCAACGAGCATGAAAGCACTCTGAATCAGTTGCTAGTTGAGATGGACGGAGGAGGAGTTTTGGTTCTTGCTGCGACCAATAGACCGGATGTTTTGGATAAAGCTTTGTTACGTCCTGGACGGTTTGCTCGTCAGATAGCTGTCGATAAACCGGATGTGAAAGGCCGTGATGAGATTTTCAAGATTTACTTGAACAAGATTAAACTTGAACAAGAGAAGCCGTTGTGTTACTACTCTGGGAGGCTTGCTGCTCTCACTCCTGGTTTCTCTGGAGCTGATATTTCGAATCTGTGTAACGAGGCGGCTCTTCTCGCTGCTAGAGATGAAGGAGATGTGGTTAGGATGGAGCATTTTGAATCTGCGGTTGATCGTGTTATTGGTGGTCTTGAGAAGAATAATCTG GTGATAAGTAAACTGGAGCGACGTACCGTTGCGTATCATGAATCTGGTCACGCAGTTGCTGGTTGGTTCTTGGAATATGCCGAGCCGTTACTGAAGGTGAGTATAGTGCCACGAGGCACTGCCACGCTCGGGTTTGCACAGTATGTTCCAAACGAGAATCTTTTCATGACCAAAGAACAGTTCTTCGATATGACTTGCGTGACACTAGGTGGTCGTGCAGCCGAGCAG GTGTTGATAGGGAAGATATCAACGGGTGCACAGAACGATCTAGAGGAAGTGACGAAGATGACGTACGAGCAAGTGACTGTGTACGGTTTCAGTGACAAGGTGGGGCTGGTCTCATTTGGTGAAGATTTTTGCAAACGGTATAGCGACCAAACACGTGCGATCATAGACGAGGAAGTCAGGGAATGGTTGAGGAAAGCATACGACAAGACCGTGGAGCTTATTGAGAGACACAGAGAGCAAGTGGCTGAGGTGGCTGAGCTTTTGCTGGAGAAAGAAGTGTTGCATCAGGATGATCTTGTGAGAATTTTGGGTGAACGTCCGTTTAAACCGGTTGAGATGACTAATTATGACCGGTTTAAATCTGGTTTTGAGAAGTGTGACGAGGAGGAGTCTACCACCATGGTTAAGGATGTGGTCGATGAAGGAGCTCTTTCGCTGGTTGTACCGACAAAAACTCAATTGTTGAATTAG